A single region of the Zonotrichia leucophrys gambelii isolate GWCS_2022_RI chromosome 9, RI_Zleu_2.0, whole genome shotgun sequence genome encodes:
- the MYNN gene encoding myoneurin, which yields MQYSHHCEHLLERLNKQREAGFLCDCTVVIGEFQFKAHRNVLASFSEYFGAFYRDASDNNVVLDQTQVKADGFQKLLEFIYTGNLNLDSWNVKEIHQAADYLKVEEVVTKCKIKMEDFAFIANPSSTETSSITGNVEMNQQTCLLTLRDYNNREEKEDAAAAELVPPQAQKAALEKKSPQAKKRKKNFSPPKSTENKSLHYQNEVAENTSFEMFLDANKLATHITEQAAQGSDNSELQLAAVVESETLAAQDILAQSMAAKQKRGKPQQSCALKEHCMSNIATDKGTYQLESSGEELEQKFSKAKPVCNTCGKVFSEASSLRRHMRIHKGVKPYVCQLCGKAFTQCNQLKTHVRTHTGEKPYKCELCDKGFAQKCQLVFHSRMHHGEEKPYKCDVCNLQFATSSNLKIHARKHSGEKPYVCDRCGQRFAQASTLTYHVRRHTGEKPYVCDSCGKAFAVSSSLITHSRKHTGEKPYICGICEKSFISSGELNKHFRSHTGERPFICEMCGNSYTDIKNLKKHKTKVHTGPETSPDSAALDNSFHEQESIQSQKSPLSESIDVKPSEMSLALPLPIGTEDHQMLLPVTGSQSPSSETLLRSAVTGYSEPQFIFLQQLY from the exons ATGCAGTATTCCCATCACTGTGAGCACCTGCTGGAGAGGCTGAACAAGCAGCGAGAGGCCGGATTCCTCTGCGACTGCACCGTGGTCATCGGGGAATTCCAGTTCAAAGCTCACAGGAATGTGCTTGCCTCCTTCAGCGAGTATTTCGGGGCCTTTTACAGAGACGCATCTGACAACAACGTTGTCTTGGATCAGACTCAAGTGAAAGCTGATGGATTCCAAAAGCTCCTGGAATTTATTTACACAGGAAACTTAAACCTTGACAG CTGGAATGTGAAAGAGATTCACCAGGCTGCCGACTATCTCAAAGTAGAAGAAGTGGTCACTAAATGCAAGATCAAGATGGAGgactttgcttttattgctAATCCCTCTTCCACAGAGACATCCAGCATCACTGGCAATGTTGAAATGAACCAGCAGACCTGCCTCCTGACTCTCCGAGACTACAACAAtcgggaggagaaggaggatgctgctgctgcagagctggttCCACCCCAGGCACAGAAAGCAGCTTTAGAAAAGAAATCTCCTCAAGCCAAAAAGCGAAAGAAGAATTTCAGCCCCCCCAAAAGCACGGAGAATAAATCCCTGCACTATCAGAACGAGGTGGCTGAGAACACATCCTTTGAGATGTTTTTAGATGCAAATAAGCTGGCCACCCACATAacagagcaggctgcccagggcagcgaTAACTcggagctgcagctggcagcgGTGGTGGAGAGCGAAACGCTGGCGGCGCAGGATATCCTGGCCCAGAGCATGGCAGCCAAACAGAAACGGGGCaagcctcagcagagctgtgccctgaaGGAGCACTGCATGTCCAACATAGCCACTGACAAGGGCACTTACCAGCTGGAGAGCTCgggggaggagctggagcagaagtTCTCCAAGGCCAAGCCGGTGTGCAACACGTGTGGGAAGGTGTTCTCCGAAGCCAGCAGCCTCCGGCGGCACATGAGGATACACAAAGGGGTGAAGCCCTACGTGTGCCAGCTCTGTGGGAAGGCCTTCACCCAGTGCAACCAGTTGAAAACACATGTAAGAACTCACACAG GGGAGAAGCCATACAAGTGTGAACTGTGTGACAAAGGCTTTGCCCAGAAGTGCCAGCTGGTGTTCCACAGCCGGATGCACCATGGAGAGGAGAAGCCTTACAAATGTGATGTCTGCAACCTGCAGTTTGCAACCTCGAGCAACCTGAAGATCCATGCCAG GAAGCACAGCGGGGAGAAGCCGTACGTGTGTGACCGCTGCGGGCAGCGCTTTGCGCAGGCCAGCACGCTGACGTACCACGTGCGGCGCCACACCGGCGAGAAGCCCTACGTGTGTGACAGCTGTGGCAAAGCCTTCGCCGTGTCCAGCTCGCTCATCACCCACTCCCGCAAGCACACAG GAGAGAAGCCATATATCTGTGGCATTTGTGAAAAGAGTTTTATTTCCTCTGGAGAGCTCAATAAACATTTTCGGTCCCATACAG GTGAAAGACCATTTATCTGTGAAATGTGTGGAAATTCCTACACAGACATTAAAAATCTTAAGAAGCACAAAACAAAAGTTCACACAG GACCTGAAACTTCTCCTGATTCTGCTGCACTTGATAATTCTTTCCACGAACAAGAATCCATTCAGAGTCAGAAAAGTCCTTTATCAGAGTCCATAGATGTGAAACCCTCTGAGATGTCTTTAGCACTTCCTCTCCCCATTGGGACTGAAGACCATcagatgctgctccctgtgacagGGAGCCAGTCCCCTTCATCAGAAACTTTACTGAGATCTGCTGTGACAGGATATTCAGAACCTCAGttcattttcctgcagcagttGTACTga